The sequence catcctccCTAACTTTCAagaataaacaggaaaaaaaaaatgcaattaaatgcttaaagaaaaatgaagatagtttgaatttctttgtaacaatggaatatgttttaaaaaacttgCAAAATTAATTGCGTTTGCATTACATTttgacaaaactttaaaaaatactgtcAAAATGTAGGTAAAATTTGCAAGACAGCAACaacattatataaaagattttactaACTCTTAGAGAATTATTagatgtaattaaagaaaatggcgcttataaaaaaataatctcatcaTCAACTAAAACACATTTGTCGAATTTACTTATCAAAAGCTTGAGATTGCTTATATTCTGGTTcaaaaaggaatagaaaaatcaaacaattttctcataattatttaaaaataaaaatacgagaaaaaaaGTTATGCTATTAGAAAAATGCGTTATTTATCATAATAGGATCAtggtaaaaatagaatttaattaacttcaaataataattatatttatcataagtaCATTGCTGAGTTTTGAAATGCGGAGTCGTTATCAAACTTACTTCACCTGCGTCACATGACTTTTTATAGCCCTACTCACAAACGTACTACTGTCTAATTTCTCCagactttagtttagttatttcattGAAACCACCGACAGTTACAACTAAACTTGGTTCTTCTATTGATGGCTCCATTTTTCTGAGAGTTTTCGGCGTGCGGTAATTCTTGtgccaatttaaaattaaactttcctAACTTCATTTTTCGcagaatatcaaatataatttttaaaaacaggtaAGTTTGTCACttgtagaaaataaatgataaaaattttacttttgtattgttAATCAATAAATCTTGAATTCTGCTTCGAGCACGTGTACCTATTAGGTTCATTTCTattgtataagaattttattcattatattttatgtgtatatgGATAATTTTTGTTGTTACTCTTGATCATGGTTCATATTTGTTCCTTTTATATGTCTGAACGAAAAGTGATATTTTATCGTTTTCATATCTTGACGTGGCGATTTGTTAGTCCTAACTATACAAGGAATTAAATgagttaattaaatgaattaaatttgtgaaacactctattaaaaactttttgtatggaattaaaaatttgacgTAATTGAAACATGTATTGTAAACGTGGTGAAAATTTAACGTATGACGTATCTTTTTAAACGTGAGATTTTtggtatattttgtattttttaaacatattttccaagactttttttttttttaactttgttaattactgttattcttaaCATTTCATTCTGCAAGTAAAATTTCAGTGGGTGaacattgaatataaataatcacAATTGCATCCGAgtcataacttttttaaaaaaataattgagatgCTGACTCAGTGCATGTTTATTACAGATTAGAAAAGCTAAATTTCGTTATAGGAaacaagttttataaatttttttgaagaacattGGTCATATCTGTCTTAAAAAACCCTAATTGAATATACTGATTTAGTTTTTCTGTTTATAATGCATCGTTTCTTCTGGTGAATTTTAATCGTCGCCTTTTAgtaatatgcaaattttgtttggTTCTACCAGTAAATTCATAATGAATGTAACCAGTTCAGAATGTttcaaatctgatttttatttggAAGTAGTCCACAGCAGTTTGATGCATACATTGCTGTTAGCTTAGTGGAAATCACTGTTGGAATGGAAAATGTTACTAATTATAATCTGACcattttaaataatgctattgttttctgttaaaaaattagatttaaaaaaattcagaagtggcattttcctttcattaatttcattgcaattttgcTTGTTTTGCAATGCAAGGTTACTTGAAAATAGTAATGTCAGGCTTATAGGACACAAATGCATTGATGTCATCGAATAGGGAGCATATGTCTTTGTCCCAATGTTAGGTTATAAAATATATGGACCATTGGAAAGcttttttagttaaaaactttCTTGGAAGTCGGGTTTCTTTGTTGAAATGTTAAAGAGGCATAAATTAGTAATCACTAGCATTGCTAGAAAGTTTATTCCAGAGAAGGAAATTGTAACTCTTTGCTGGTACAACAGTTGTACCTGCCCATAAGCAAAAGGTTCATTATAAGGCTGATactaaacaaaaatgttttgtatttttaatcattaatggGTTTTACAAATTAGTAATcttgtatatatgtaaatttattacaCAGAATTGAAATAAGTTAAttgaaatggtgaaaaaaaacCTGCTGTTTAGAAAATTGGATTACATGGTTTTTTGCAatctttatttatgataattattactGTCATTAAATTTCTGATGGTTTGTTGTAGAATTTTCAATGtaaagaagttaatttttaagGTAATCTGTAAAATTTCCTTGTtagtatttgaattatataaaggcctgtttttaagaacttttatatAATTGTGCATATGATTGAttgtttgttaaataaattaataattaatggatAAGATTATGTTATTGtttattctgtaaataaatttgcCATGTATTTTGTCCTatgagtaaaatataattatattgggaattcaaattaagttttatgaaatCTTGTAGACATGACTGAAACGTGGGATGATGCCAGCCCAATTCCAATGGCTCAAGAATTgccagaaattaaattatttggtaaATGGAGCTCAAGTGATGTACAAGTCAGCGATATCAGTTTAACGGTATGTACATCAatctatttatgtatattttatgtaaggaaagttttgtgttttatttctgtGTGTTGTCCTTTTATTTCTTCCAGTTTATCATAATTGTGAATTTTTCacttgtattttttcttttaatcctcCATTAGGAATGATTGTTACATGCCTTATATTGAGCATATTGCAAAGTCCtgtgcttttttatatatatttttgaattctgatttttataattagattgttatatatttttatttattagaataaatttattaaagggCATAAAGGCATTACTTGTTAATAGAAGCTGAATGGCTGCATTGATTGTCGTaacaaattaaatgattaaataaggttatctgtttttaaaaaaatttgactcGTATAACAGCATTTTTCACATCATCCTTTTGTTTTTAGAAGTTATCTGtcttatttttttcttggttATCAATatctgtttagattttttttatatttagtattaattttatttacagaagattgattcaattttcttcatcagttgcttataatttattctattataccaaatacaatttaatgttttttacgACTAAAAAGCTAATTTACATGATGTGTGtgtacaaaaattttcaaaatcttacagGAACACATATTCTTGCTgctgaattattatatatactgTTAATATAATTCAACATAATActcttataaatattctttatattctctgtatgattttattaatttaatattaatagataattataaatatcctGCTTGTAAGGGATTCTGATGAGAGGATACagcatatatttacatttttcataatttcactaAATTTCTTTTCCTAGGATTACATAGCCGTCAAGGAAAAGTATGCAAGGTATTTGCCTCATTCGGCAGGAAGATATGCCACCAAACGCTTTAGAAAAGCCCAATGCCCAATTGTGGAACGTCTAACCAATTCCATGATGATGCATGGACGTAACAATggcaaaaaattaaaagctgtttTAATTGTAAAGCAcgcttttgaaattattcatctGATGACAAATGaggtaattattaatatttctgtatttgcagaaattttttgtAGCATTTGTTTATTTCTGTTCTGTGAGAATAAAGATAATCAGTTTTATCAATTATGAATTATCTCCAAAATAAGCAATTGTCAGTATGGCTGTTGTCGAAAAGTGTTAAAAGTACTTCAAATTGTACATTTTATATTACTTACTCAATACTTCATTATtacaaagtataatttattttgctgaaatgtTTTGTTCTTGAAGTTGATTTAAGTTTGATACTTTTTAGTTGTGGTtacgattataaatttttattgtatttcagtgttttaatttctaacttttttttctttcaatattttaattacattggaCAACATTTAATATGATCACATTAAACGTTATTCACTTTAAATTGTCGAAGTACTTTGGTCCTAAGTCAACTTattcaaatttatacaaatatgtttttgatGTCAGTTTTGGAATTAAGAATTGACTGATCCTTAATTTTCAACCAGCATTGACATCTAGCATTCCTAGAATTTATTACTCCAGTTATAAGGAAAATCAGGCAGTTGTTTTTTCCATTGAGATAGTTTATATTCATTTATCTATGACAGCATTCTGGATTGGTTTAAAAGGGCAGTATGTTGCCAAGTATTACTGGAAATTTGAATAGTCTTAAACCATTGTTACCTGCGATTGTATGACAAACAAAATggattgaaaaggaaaattttttagaGTGCTcactcaaacttttttttatttgagtgagtttcatatttgtaaaaacaaaatgaaattttttacagataTGGAAGTTTTAACTAAAATGAGTCAACACAATGTTGGGGTGCAGTTGAAAATTTCACTGCctctttgtaaattttgaaagattgttAAGCTTCTTGTTAGCAAGACAAACAATAAATGTTAATGGTTTTGATAGGAATCAATGTTGTGATGAAAACCCTCCTATGCTGATAATGAGTAAAGCTTCTGACATTTTGAGACATGGCatgcagcatttttaaaaaaaacttaggtATGAACAATATGTAAGTGATCTGTTAAGGAATAATTGTTAGCAAACAACAGTAAATGAACtttcttaattgtttttgaaataagttaTAGGTAGTCttgaaatgttttatcttttctcttgatatgataaaaatatgtaatggaACCttgtttaatgaatataattcctTCTCTAACTTTGTAATATGAAACATTCATCAATAAGTAAAACAATTTTCTCCATAGGAATCATATAAACTAGGACGGTGTATTCCATTCCAAAATGAAAAGTGCTGAAgcaaattcataatattgtttttattacatgcttttttaaaagaaaattacctGAAGACATTTACTTCaggtatatttgaaaattttgaagaatgagatgcaactttattgttaaatgattTCTTAGCATGCATAGTTGATGCTTCTCAATGTGCGATTCAATAATTTCCCATCTTCTAGTATCTCCCTTGTTTCACTGAAAGATTATTGTGTCTATTGTTTTCTACTCTCCTATCTAAAACTACAAATTTTTGCTGTGGCAGGCAATGCAGCTTCATAAATTCTCCAGTAGATATAGCTGTGGTTTTCTACCAGCTCATCGATTATTGCTCCACAGGCATTTATTTGGTAGTCATGTTGGATCTCATGTAGATATAGGGATTCTCTTCAAAGAAGTGCTCGATACAAATTGATGTAAACTAATCCAGCATATGCCTCAATGTTTCTTCTCCACTTATTCTATGAAACATCACTCTTTAAGCTAgtcactttttttactttttgtttagtTCGTCAAGTGAATTATCTGCTCGCAAAGGGAGATTGAATATAGTTGATTTTGTTGTTATCAGTTAATGTCAAGATTCTTAAGTCACAAAATGATCACATTAAGCAGCTTTTAAATCTattagtgtatttttaaaaaaatgccttgacTTTTAATGTtatcatgaatataaatatttccatttgaaatgagcttcattaatttttttttctgttatgttcTTGTAATTTTATATGTTCACTTATTAACTGTTGTGAATTCATTCATGTCTgaggaaatttgatttttttaaaaaaatattatatgtataattatatatatttcttctatgcaattaggttattttttttataagatgtatatgaaattttcatgAGAAGTTATTTTCCttgtattaattttcatttctttatatataaatcctGCAATGCAGCATTTCATTTGATTTGGTAATTTCTAACTTATGATCATAAATGCAATTTCaggtattttataatattggtaGCAAACATATAATACAAGACTGAGTTTCATTTGATTTGATAATTTCCTATAGATGTTGGATaaattatctatacatttaaagTTTACAGTGCATGCAAAGCTATACTATTATATCTGCGATAATATATCATGTCtagcttaaatttaatattagttaaaatgatatttaggtagctttgaataatttaatattttaatcaatattttgtttgGTAAGTTTGATGTTTAAAGTAAATCTTGCTTAATTTCAAGGAATTATTTCTGCTGCCTTAATGCAGCATTAAATAACTTCTTGTCTTTGCTAACAGTATCATTAATTATAGATTTCTCTGCTCTGTCAGCTTGGCTTATCTAATAATATCAACATTTATCTAAATTTGATaactccaataaaaaaatttaaaaaataaaatctagcaTTGTTTTGCTGGTTTGGAAAGCTGTAACTTAAAAGTGTCTTTCAGAACCCACTTCAAGTATTGGTAAATGCTATAATCAACAGTGGGCCCCGTGAAGATTCTACTCGAATTGGTCGTGCAGGTACTGTCAGAAGACAAGCTGTGGATGTGTCACCTTTGAGACGTGTGAACCAGGCTATATGGTTGTTGTGTACAGGTGCACGTGAAGCTGCTTTCAGGAACATCAAGACTATTGCTGAGTGCTTGGCTGATGAGCTCATGAATGCAGCAAAGGTCAGTATAGGCATTTAAACATATTCAATATAATCTAATTTGACtacttagttaaaattatttaatccttttacTTTAATTAGATAATACCTGccattttggaagaattttatcTTATTGATTTAGTTAAGAAACCATAGAGCCAGGGTTTTggattattcataatttttattacagtgcCTTTAAAGGAATTTCATCTTATAAGTTTGAAAAGCAATAAATCGATGCCAATATGTGTGGGTTAGTCAACCAAGGGTTAACAAAGTTCATTTAATTATAGACTAGTGGAGAAATGGTCTTATTATTGCAACACCATTGCTTTATTTCTCTTTCACGAATTTGTTGTCTTTGATCGCAACTGTGACATCACGGCCCTTATGCAAGGGAAGTTGAAGGGATGTGATGAGGCAATTTGATTGGCCTGTCATTATGTCACTATATGGtattattttagtataatatCCAATGTAAAAAATGCTACTGCGTAGTTCTGCTTGTGTTGGTATTTGTCTCTGTGCTTTGTGTTAATTTGTAAGAAATGAGCATGTCTTAATTCCAGTAACTGGGCATAAGATATTTGCAGAACCTGTAGTTTGCAGTTGTAACAATTATATTTCTGATTActgttaaaagtataaaatatgcaatgcatcaaatataaaacaattactaaatttaattaaaataaaattgcattaaaattattttttgttaagttttaattggaagaaaaaatgaaattatttaataggcaatttttgcattttaattcgaATCAGTCTAGAAGATGAGGGAGTTTTGGTTGGAAGACTTCACCAGTCTCCTAATGTAAATGaatccaaataattttatagtcaaaaaaatcttaatacaCTATATTTTTGGATTTGccttatatttgtataatttttaaatgcttttgcaCAGCAAAGCTTGTATGCTTTGTTGTTTAAGAATGagctttaaaatgttataattgtttcatacatatttttagaGAGAATATCAGTGAGAGaagatagatataaaatattgaaaatgcaaagaattctttaaaatgtcatttttttgacatactgttttataatataattgacaaaattatgaaattatggtCCTGAATGATTTTTAGCATGCTATTTTGAATAATCTCATTAAGGAATATTCAatacttactttttttataaattgatgtatttattattatcaagacTAGGTATATTGATTCTATGTAGcatataaatatgtgaaatttaatgcaaattttttaaacttttttttagggATCATCTAACAGTTATGCTATTAAGAAAAAAGATGAGTTGGAACGTGTAGCCAAGTCCAACCGTTAAGatgtgtattttatatttgaactgagaaataaaggaaaaaaatattgggaATAAATTGTGtgcgtgaaaatattttttcttttgcaatatttgttaattattttgtaaaaatgaaaaccgCGTACAATCATACCTCAGAGACAATTGTGTTCTTGATATAATATCcataattagagatattttattttctcatatctGGAATTtctagatttgtcaaaatttaaacataactttctcaaattttattattaagaacaaatctataattttcgGACTATGACTAAACTAtggattttctataaataatgttGGAATTTGAATCGTTTCATGTCcccattaataaacatttaaggaataatttattgaataaatggcACTTTcctaatattttcttacattccatgagccatttttttttctgagagcACAAATAAGTgtacataattcatttttgtatctaatatttaaaaaaatgggggAGGGGGAAGGCTATCTAAAACATGGCTTAGCATCTTACGCTTTGCAGAATATCTATACACGTTtgacttgtttttatttttcattatataaaagaaaatattagttttttttgcTTGTTAAAGAAGCATTTTTCCTCCTACATTAATGGGGtagtatttttctaaagaaaatcgAGCATTTTTAAGGTGGTTTCAAATTTAAGCATGCCTTATGATTGCTGTGctctaaaatgcaaaaattgattGCACACTCAAATTGGCAAAAATATGTTGATAAACAATGCACAAAAGAGACTAGTCTTTGAACATTTCATATACCTTGTATGGAAAATTTGCTAATTATTATGAAGTACACCTTAAAAGAGTGAGAAATCCATTGTGAGTCagattcataataattttgtaataatgacATTTTATGAGACCCTGAAACAAGAGCTTTAACCTGAAGGGCTAATAGGGAATTCCTATTATTAGGGAAGTgatatgtttttatacattttcatatcATATTATTGTATTGCAATGAAATAGTACCAATATCTAGTTGTGATAAACAATGTAGAATGACAAGTCTGCATTTAAAGAATCAagactaaaatttagaaattgaattcCACTAAACTAATAAAgacactaaataaataataaaaacaaaattgcaatatGATTTGTAAAATCATGtgatttggatattattaactgaGGAGATATGGCTTACCGGAGGGACGacctaaatgtttttttttttttttcctctcgaACAAATGAGTAACTgtgcattatttatttgatttataaggaTAGTGTAttcaaatgcattataattaaaatgaactttctaccaaattttagaatatttctttcatgatttatttcaaatttgtttgcagATCCTTGAGATCCATTTTTTCTTTCGTTGGCTAACCAACTCACAAGTCAACAATTCTCAACTAACATAAGATAGAGGGAAAAAAGAGCCCCCTTTCACAAGAAATGTTAATGCCATTCCCTGCGCCGATAAAAGGGTGTGACATGACCCCACTTTTGACCTTAGGCCGAAGGGATAACATTGTTTCGTagaaatttctgtatattttcgtTTCCTGTCGTCTACATTTCCATTAAAGTACTTTGTTCTCATGAGATTTTCTTTTTGCTGGATTTTTGAAGATGCCAGCTTCAATGCACATTTTTCAAGTATCGAAACAAACTCCgttttcttagaattaaaaattaagtttttctcggctatcataaatattttttcaatgctgttttttaatgatgtaaagaGAATTCATTCTATAGATTTCTgtatgtgttaattttttaaaaaaatttaacgtatttgataacaaaaactaatagaaaatgaaataattttaattttgtggcttgccatttttatattaatatttttaaatgaaagaaaacatttatgaattcttatttaaaaatttccataatgaATAAGagatatataactatttaaattcccccagttgaaattttctgaaaacgtacttaacagggaaaaaaaaaaaaaaaaaactttgagacattatttttaggatttatttccaatatagaaaaaaaagcaattaataaatacaCTTCATTCAATAGCTTTCATCAAAATAAAGATTACAAACAGatgttgcaaaaattttattatttttgtacaaaaatcaCTCGAATGACATTTATTActcaaaaaaagaattattgttggCTAAATGGTGgagtttttattaaagtgaacTCAGTTATGggaatgctaaattttattaagGTCAAAGAGTTGACAATTAAAGTCTGATTTAACCTTTTCTTTGTTTCACctttttataaacttcattagttttttttttttttctctctcactagattatgaaattttttacttcctcttttttttttttttccgcattaaatattcattttggaaattGTGAAGTATTAGTCTCTTGAAATGAGTTATAATCAATTGAATGTTGTGTATAACCAGTTTATGTTATATATGACgcgttaatatttacaaaattaaaataatagattgtTCCAGGAAATTTAAGAATTGTCAGTCTTATGATTTAACTCGAACATTTTATTTCTcgggaaaaaacaacaacaacaacaaaaaaaaccccttgggttcttttttaatccttttttttaatgtcgtTGGAAATATGCTATTTACTTTTGacgacattaaatattttgaaagcattccGAATGTTTCAGAAAAACTGCATATTTAAATAGGAAGgctaagtattttaattttaatttattgctatataacgctagaaaaaaatatgtagttcTGACTCTTTTGTGTGTTCGTACTCATAAGTAAAATGTGCGCACTGTgcgaataaaatctttaataatgttCAGAAGCATTGACACTAAACGAAGCTG comes from Argiope bruennichi chromosome 2, qqArgBrue1.1, whole genome shotgun sequence and encodes:
- the LOC129961746 gene encoding 40S ribosomal protein S5, encoding MTETWDDASPIPMAQELPEIKLFGKWSSSDVQVSDISLTDYIAVKEKYARYLPHSAGRYATKRFRKAQCPIVERLTNSMMMHGRNNGKKLKAVLIVKHAFEIIHLMTNENPLQVLVNAIINSGPREDSTRIGRAGTVRRQAVDVSPLRRVNQAIWLLCTGAREAAFRNIKTIAECLADELMNAAKGSSNSYAIKKKDELERVAKSNR